A window of the Caldalkalibacillus salinus genome harbors these coding sequences:
- a CDS encoding cell division protein FtsQ/DivIB yields MNKHNDNVIYDRRMPTIQKQHKPKRNKLFIFLIFLFFLMILLLIYFQSPFSKIKELNVEGHQLLTREQVLAYAQLDEGLSFYNFSTSTVQERLEERVEVHTARVERTFPNQVSIIVEEHRHIAFWYQEQKLYPIIATGHILLQREWQEQRVQYPILSGWPNKEGVLELSQELNKLPATILETISEINLTPIVSDPYRLTLYMDDGNEVRTSIRKFAEHVSWYPSLVEQRRSEGLKSEGIYHLFDGKWYEDPAQTIDNSEEDPTE; encoded by the coding sequence ATGAACAAGCACAATGACAATGTCATATATGATCGTAGAATGCCGACGATACAAAAACAACACAAGCCGAAAAGAAATAAATTATTTATATTTCTCATCTTCCTCTTTTTTTTAATGATCTTATTATTGATTTATTTTCAATCCCCTTTTTCAAAGATTAAGGAGCTAAACGTAGAAGGTCATCAATTACTGACGAGAGAGCAAGTCCTAGCGTATGCCCAGCTTGATGAAGGGCTTTCTTTTTATAATTTTAGCACGTCGACCGTACAAGAACGGTTAGAAGAACGTGTTGAGGTACATACGGCACGCGTGGAGCGAACGTTTCCTAACCAAGTATCTATTATCGTAGAAGAGCATCGCCATATCGCTTTTTGGTATCAGGAACAAAAGTTATATCCTATTATAGCCACAGGACATATTTTATTGCAGCGCGAATGGCAGGAACAAAGGGTTCAGTATCCCATTCTGAGTGGCTGGCCGAACAAAGAGGGAGTCCTAGAATTAAGCCAAGAATTGAATAAACTACCGGCTACGATATTAGAAACCATATCGGAAATAAACCTTACACCTATTGTTTCTGATCCTTATCGACTCACATTATATATGGATGATGGAAACGAGGTTCGTACATCGATTAGAAAGTTTGCTGAACACGTGAGCTGGTACCCCTCCTTAGTTGAACAAAGACGTTCGGAAGGACTGAAAAGCGAGGGCATTTATCATTTATTTGATGGTAAGTGGTATGAAGATCCCGCTCAAACCATAGACAATAGTGAAGAGGACCCGACGGAATAA
- a CDS encoding DUF881 domain-containing protein: protein MKIKRIHVYLTIVSLCAGFLLSFSYQYTKQTETQKIPQHRYWLEEDQLRETLTEVQKENQELEKQLRDIQQRIVEKEERISVQEDAISATQKELERMRLLAGVSDATGPGVTIRMEDAEYASDAQNPNDYIIHEQDVRRVVNELLAAGAEGISINGQRVTHLTGIRCVGPTIIVNGVKSTAPFEITAVGDSETLYQALYLPGGVVDSLQSWDITVNVEKQNEVIIPAYIGEA from the coding sequence ATGAAAATCAAACGTATTCATGTTTACTTGACGATCGTAAGTTTATGTGCAGGTTTTCTACTCTCGTTTTCTTATCAGTACACAAAGCAGACAGAGACGCAAAAGATCCCCCAGCACCGTTATTGGCTTGAAGAAGATCAACTTAGAGAGACGTTGACGGAGGTGCAAAAGGAAAATCAAGAGCTAGAGAAACAATTACGGGACATACAGCAACGCATTGTTGAAAAGGAAGAACGGATCTCCGTTCAGGAGGACGCGATTTCAGCCACTCAGAAAGAACTCGAAAGGATGCGTCTTCTTGCTGGGGTTAGTGACGCCACAGGACCCGGTGTCACTATTCGAATGGAAGATGCAGAGTATGCCAGTGATGCTCAAAACCCAAATGACTATATCATACATGAGCAGGACGTAAGAAGAGTCGTCAATGAGTTATTGGCAGCAGGGGCAGAGGGAATCAGTATTAACGGGCAACGTGTGACTCATTTAACAGGTATCCGATGTGTTGGCCCAACGATTATCGTTAATGGTGTTAAATCCACAGCCCCGTTTGAAATAACAGCTGTGGGAGATTCAGAAACGCTATATCAGGCTTTATATCTACCAGGCGGTGTCGTCGACTCGTTACAATCATGGGATATTACTGTCAATGTGGAGAAACAAAACGAAGTGATCATTCCGGCATACATAGGCGAAGCATAA
- a CDS encoding DUF881 domain-containing protein has translation MGKKICPVTLMMTGICIVIGFMIAIQFQTNQDYQYTDTRDMNEIRVSLQRERERSEFLLQEISKHDQLLYEYEMSMNREDRITDIMEQELERLRKIGGFEDIVEEGFVIRITSVEGEKWQDMHSLLIYDEDLRFVVNELNAYGAKAIAINNQRLMSTSAIRNVGDKILVNTVPIQPPYEIKVIGEHSILIPALKLAGIEQYFMVANYEVSFEVEDEIRVPGFRQRVQLHHMEPVKEESE, from the coding sequence ATGGGGAAAAAAATATGTCCAGTGACACTGATGATGACGGGGATATGCATCGTAATCGGGTTCATGATCGCCATACAATTCCAGACAAACCAGGATTATCAGTATACAGACACGAGAGATATGAACGAGATTCGCGTCAGTTTGCAAAGAGAAAGAGAACGGTCAGAGTTTCTTTTACAAGAGATATCAAAGCATGACCAATTACTATATGAATATGAGATGTCCATGAACAGAGAAGACAGGATTACAGATATAATGGAACAGGAACTAGAGCGCTTAAGAAAAATAGGTGGATTTGAAGATATTGTCGAGGAAGGTTTTGTGATACGAATCACTTCAGTAGAGGGAGAAAAATGGCAAGACATGCATTCTCTTTTAATATATGATGAGGATTTGCGTTTTGTGGTAAACGAATTAAATGCCTATGGAGCAAAAGCTATTGCCATTAATAATCAAAGGCTCATGAGTACATCAGCCATCAGAAATGTGGGAGATAAAATTTTAGTCAATACGGTACCCATTCAACCTCCATATGAAATCAAAGTGATAGGTGAACACAGCATATTGATACCTGCCCTAAAACTAGCAGGTATTGAACAATACTTTATGGTTGCCAACTATGAAGTGTCGTTTGAAGTAGAGGATGAAATACGTGTGCCAGGTTTTAGACAGCGTGTCCAACTCCACCACATGGAACCAGTGAAGGAGGAAAGCGAATAA
- a CDS encoding small basic family protein — protein sequence MWLPIVGLLIGIAFGLYSNVTIPPEYMHYLSIAVLAALDTLFGGLRAHLQSNFDITVFVSGFFFNTLLAGGLAFLGIYLGIDLYLAAIFAFGVRLFNNMAIIRRILFHRLSSGKQQDI from the coding sequence ATGTGGCTACCTATTGTCGGTTTATTGATTGGGATTGCTTTCGGCCTCTACTCAAATGTCACAATTCCCCCAGAGTACATGCATTATTTGTCCATTGCTGTCTTGGCTGCTTTGGATACCCTTTTTGGTGGCTTGCGAGCGCACTTACAATCGAACTTTGATATTACTGTATTCGTCAGTGGGTTCTTTTTTAATACGTTACTGGCAGGCGGTTTGGCTTTCCTAGGTATTTATCTAGGGATCGATTTGTATTTGGCCGCTATATTTGCTTTCGGAGTCCGTCTCTTTAACAATATGGCCATCATTAGGAGAATATTATTCCACAGACTATCAAGTGGAAAGCAACAAGATATATAA
- the ftsA gene encoding cell division protein FtsA, giving the protein MNTNDFVVSLDIGTSKVRVIIGELSNSSINIIGVGSSESEGIKKGAIVDIDLTVQSIRRAVESAERMVGITIEQIFVGITGNHIHLQPSQGVVAVSSEDREIGEEDIIRVIEASKVVAIPPEREIIDVVPKQFIVDGLDGISDPSGMIGVRLEMEGTIITGSKTVIHNLVRCIERAGLSISGIFLQPLAASSLALTKDEKSIGVALVDIGAGQTTVSVFEHGALVAAEMIPIGGEYITNDIAIGLRTTTDTAEKIKLKHGCAFIDDALEDDIFRVPKIGTQAEREVSQVDLAHIVEPRVAEMFELIDDKLKKLGYQDIPGGYVLTGGVVSMPGVLELSKYVLNHPVRVAIPDYIGVREPQYTTGVGIIKYAYQQIRRHQKEVAAAASPSNTNKKAAMEKHQPTEQKETVTDKVKSWFKEFI; this is encoded by the coding sequence TTGAACACCAATGACTTTGTTGTCAGTTTAGACATCGGTACATCCAAGGTTCGCGTGATTATTGGAGAATTAAGTAATAGCTCTATCAACATTATCGGTGTGGGCTCAAGTGAGTCAGAGGGAATTAAGAAAGGGGCTATTGTCGATATAGATTTAACAGTACAATCCATTCGACGCGCTGTTGAAAGTGCTGAACGTATGGTCGGGATCACCATTGAACAGATATTTGTTGGCATCACAGGTAACCATATACATTTACAGCCAAGCCAAGGCGTTGTTGCTGTATCCAGTGAAGATCGCGAAATTGGAGAAGAAGATATCATTCGGGTCATTGAAGCATCTAAAGTGGTTGCTATACCCCCAGAAAGAGAAATTATAGACGTTGTACCAAAACAATTTATTGTAGACGGATTGGACGGCATATCCGACCCGAGTGGTATGATCGGCGTTAGGCTTGAGATGGAAGGCACAATTATCACCGGTTCTAAAACCGTCATTCATAATCTCGTACGTTGTATCGAACGGGCAGGTCTCTCTATTTCTGGTATTTTTCTCCAACCGCTAGCAGCGAGTTCCTTAGCCTTAACCAAGGATGAGAAATCTATTGGCGTTGCCTTAGTCGACATAGGCGCGGGCCAAACCACTGTTTCCGTATTTGAACATGGTGCGCTCGTCGCAGCTGAGATGATCCCTATAGGCGGAGAATACATAACAAATGATATCGCGATTGGATTACGGACGACAACCGACACTGCTGAAAAGATTAAGTTGAAGCATGGTTGTGCTTTTATTGATGATGCGTTAGAAGACGATATATTCAGAGTACCTAAAATTGGTACTCAAGCTGAACGTGAGGTCAGTCAGGTTGACCTCGCTCATATTGTTGAACCGCGTGTAGCTGAAATGTTTGAGTTAATTGATGACAAGCTAAAAAAATTAGGTTACCAAGACATCCCCGGAGGGTATGTACTTACAGGAGGGGTTGTCAGCATGCCGGGCGTTTTAGAACTATCCAAATATGTTCTTAACCACCCTGTGAGAGTGGCCATTCCAGATTATATTGGTGTGCGAGAGCCTCAATACACCACTGGTGTTGGCATTATAAAATACGCCTATCAACAGATTCGTCGTCACCAAAAGGAAGTTGCAGCAGCCGCATCTCCTTCTAATACCAACAAAAAAGCAGCCATGGAAAAGCATCAGCCGACTGAACAAAAAGAGACGGTGACAGATAAAGTGAAAAGTTGGTTCAAAGAATTTATCTAA
- the ftsZ gene encoding cell division protein FtsZ, with protein sequence MLEFDMDMQSLAQIKVIGVGGGGSNAVNRMIENGVQGVDFIAVNTDAQALHLSKAEHRLQIGEKLTRGLGAGANPEVGKKAAEESREQLESVLKGADMVFVTAGMGGGTGTGAAPVIAEVAKELGALTVGVVTRPFTFEGRRRSTHAHAGIEALKEKVDTLIVIPNDRLLEIVDKNTPMLEAFREADNVLRQGVQGISDLIAVPGLINLDFADVKTIMTEKGSALMGIGVATGESRATEAAKKAICSPLLETSIDGAKGVLMNITGGSNLSLYEVNEAADIVASSSDPEVNMIFGAVINEELKDEIVVTVIATGFEEAQAQQPGNRVGGGLAGKAAPQQQQQQQQPKVETENVKGQYGGGTTSFDESDLDIPTFLRNRNRR encoded by the coding sequence ATGTTAGAATTTGATATGGATATGCAATCATTAGCTCAAATTAAAGTGATCGGTGTAGGTGGTGGCGGTAGTAATGCTGTTAATCGTATGATTGAAAACGGCGTACAAGGTGTCGATTTCATTGCAGTCAATACGGATGCCCAGGCACTACACTTATCAAAAGCGGAGCACCGACTACAAATCGGAGAGAAACTCACACGCGGGCTTGGGGCAGGAGCAAACCCGGAAGTAGGCAAAAAAGCTGCTGAAGAAAGCCGTGAACAACTTGAAAGTGTATTAAAAGGTGCGGATATGGTGTTTGTTACGGCTGGAATGGGAGGGGGAACTGGAACTGGAGCTGCCCCCGTGATCGCCGAAGTAGCTAAGGAACTTGGTGCGCTTACAGTGGGCGTTGTGACTCGGCCTTTCACATTTGAAGGGAGAAGGAGATCAACACATGCACACGCTGGAATAGAAGCGCTAAAAGAAAAAGTGGACACCCTCATCGTCATCCCAAATGACCGTCTTTTAGAGATCGTAGATAAAAATACACCTATGTTAGAAGCATTTAGAGAAGCTGATAACGTGTTACGACAAGGGGTACAAGGTATTTCTGACCTCATCGCTGTTCCTGGGCTTATTAACCTAGATTTTGCTGATGTGAAAACAATCATGACTGAAAAAGGATCTGCCTTAATGGGAATCGGGGTTGCCACTGGTGAAAGCCGGGCAACAGAGGCCGCTAAGAAAGCGATCTGCTCACCATTATTAGAAACGTCTATCGATGGGGCTAAAGGTGTCTTAATGAACATTACTGGTGGCTCTAACCTTTCCCTGTACGAGGTTAATGAAGCGGCCGATATTGTCGCTTCCTCTTCAGACCCCGAGGTCAATATGATTTTCGGTGCCGTCATTAACGAAGAGCTGAAGGATGAAATCGTGGTGACCGTGATCGCCACTGGGTTTGAGGAGGCTCAGGCACAACAGCCTGGCAATCGAGTGGGAGGCGGACTAGCAGGAAAAGCCGCCCCACAACAACAACAACAACAGCAACAGCCAAAAGTTGAAACTGAAAATGTCAAAGGACAATATGGTGGAGGCACGACATCGTTTGATGAAAGTGACCTTGATATCCCTACCTTTTTAAGAAATCGAAATAGACGGTAA
- the asnB gene encoding asparagine synthase (glutamine-hydrolyzing), which translates to MCGITGWIDWRENISNREPTLHHMALQLSKRGPDALNTFISTHVGFGHTRLVVVDPDGGCQPMRRTFQEHEYTIVYNGELYNTEDLRKELMLKGHTFQSHSDTEVLVTSYIEWGPSCVEKLNGIFAFAIWDEKEQRVYLARDRLGVKPLFFARQESRLLFGSEIKALLAHPAISPNIDREGIAEVLGLGPSRTPGHGVFKGIDELRPAHYMIFDRQGLQIKRYWQVKSHPHTDSLEDTTERVRALLQDAIERQLVADVPVCTFLSGGVDSSAITAFAAHSFQKERKGVLHTYSIDYADNDRFFTANDYQPDSDEPFIQKMSSYIGNQHSTKLIHMNQLIEYLKNAVRARDLPGMADIDSSLLWFCEQVRAEATVALSGECADEIFGGYPWFHDEELMAREGFPWMHALEERQRLLKHDWHKRLDLKEYAKSQYNKSLAEVPRLEGETPQEARRRELFYLNVIWFMTTLLDRKDRMSMAASLEVRVPFADHRLIEYVWNIPWEMKMVDQKEKGILRRALRGVLPDEVLYRKKSPYPKTHHPEYTAAVRAWLEKIIDDKDCRILEIMDRQAIEDLIQSHGTKFKRPWFGQLMTGPQVMANICQIDTWLRAYDINIDTA; encoded by the coding sequence GTGTGTGGCATAACAGGGTGGATTGATTGGCGAGAGAACATTTCTAACCGTGAACCAACGTTACATCACATGGCTTTACAGTTATCAAAAAGAGGACCCGATGCACTCAATACGTTTATATCAACTCATGTTGGCTTTGGACATACTCGACTGGTTGTCGTGGATCCAGATGGCGGTTGTCAACCGATGAGACGCACGTTTCAGGAGCACGAATACACGATCGTCTACAACGGTGAACTGTATAATACTGAGGACCTGCGCAAAGAATTAATGCTCAAAGGACATACGTTTCAATCTCATTCAGACACAGAAGTATTAGTGACTTCCTATATTGAATGGGGACCGTCTTGTGTAGAGAAACTAAATGGGATTTTTGCCTTTGCCATTTGGGATGAAAAAGAACAACGTGTATATCTAGCGAGGGACAGATTAGGTGTAAAACCTCTTTTCTTCGCAAGACAGGAGAGCAGGTTACTTTTCGGTTCGGAAATCAAAGCGTTACTCGCTCATCCAGCTATAAGTCCAAATATTGACAGAGAGGGTATAGCTGAGGTTCTAGGTTTAGGCCCGTCGAGAACCCCGGGTCACGGGGTTTTTAAGGGAATAGATGAACTTCGTCCTGCGCATTATATGATCTTTGATCGACAAGGACTACAAATCAAAAGATATTGGCAAGTTAAAAGCCATCCTCATACGGATAGCTTAGAAGATACGACTGAACGCGTTCGAGCCTTGTTACAAGACGCGATCGAAAGACAGCTCGTGGCCGATGTCCCTGTATGTACTTTTCTTTCGGGTGGTGTTGACTCAAGTGCCATCACAGCTTTTGCGGCTCATTCGTTCCAAAAAGAACGTAAAGGCGTCCTGCATACTTATTCCATAGATTACGCTGATAATGATCGCTTTTTCACAGCAAATGATTATCAGCCCGATTCTGATGAGCCGTTTATCCAAAAAATGTCCTCCTATATAGGGAATCAACACAGTACCAAACTGATTCATATGAACCAGTTAATAGAATATCTTAAAAATGCCGTGCGAGCACGAGATTTACCGGGCATGGCCGATATCGACTCGTCTTTACTATGGTTTTGTGAACAGGTGAGAGCAGAAGCGACCGTCGCCTTATCTGGTGAATGTGCCGATGAGATCTTTGGAGGTTACCCATGGTTCCATGATGAGGAATTAATGGCCCGTGAAGGTTTTCCGTGGATGCATGCTTTAGAAGAAAGGCAACGTTTGCTGAAGCATGATTGGCACAAGAGATTAGACCTAAAAGAATACGCAAAAAGTCAATACAACAAATCTCTTGCTGAAGTACCTAGGTTAGAAGGTGAGACACCACAAGAAGCAAGACGCAGAGAGTTGTTTTACCTGAACGTGATTTGGTTCATGACAACGTTATTAGATCGGAAAGATAGAATGAGTATGGCAGCTAGCCTTGAAGTTCGTGTCCCTTTTGCTGATCATCGATTAATTGAATACGTATGGAATATTCCTTGGGAAATGAAAATGGTCGATCAGAAGGAAAAAGGCATTTTACGCCGAGCATTGAGAGGGGTATTGCCCGATGAGGTTCTCTATCGTAAAAAAAGCCCTTACCCTAAGACACACCACCCCGAATATACTGCTGCGGTGAGGGCTTGGCTAGAGAAGATCATTGACGACAAAGATTGTCGTATATTGGAAATCATGGACCGTCAAGCCATTGAAGATTTGATACAGAGCCATGGCACAAAGTTTAAACGTCCGTGGTTTGGTCAATTAATGACAGGACCTCAAGTAATGGCCAATATCTGTCAGATCGACACCTGGCTACGAGCGTATGATATTAATATCGACACAGCGTAA
- the argS gene encoding arginine--tRNA ligase has product MKQQVVEVLKGVVDLPIDNMTQLLETPPTREQGDVAFPCFQLAKVYRQAPPKIAEDIVSKLDATHLEKNGIKEVVQAGPYVNFFFDRQAYTAKVINTRIDQQLEEVKVGKDKSIVVEYSAPNIAKHFKLYHIRSTMIGQALANVYGALGYQVERINHVGDWGTQFGKLIAAYVKWGNEEKVKADPITELVALYVKFHEEAENDSSLEDEGRAWFKKLEDGDEQAVRLWKWFGEESLKEFNKIYDLLGVEFDHVLGESFYSNKMDDVLAELKEKDLLEESEGALVVSLDEQNIPPCIIQKRDGTSIYATRDIAAALYRGKKFNPEKMLYVVDQRQALHFQQVFSVVEKMGYEFGQSCEHLPFGIMKIEGEVGSTRKGKGVLLDEVLNAAIDKAKYIVEEKNPSLENKDEVAEAIGVGAIVFNDLKHHRTHEIDFKWDEAFNFEGKTGPYVQYTHARMRSLLRRAGSDTFESTPHAVYQSDLAWDIIFAIEQYPQVLVETTKKNDPSQVAKYLLDICQLFNRYYANERFFVEDEAEQQAKLTLAYKAAEILEHGLSMLTIKAPHQI; this is encoded by the coding sequence ATGAAACAACAGGTCGTTGAGGTTTTGAAGGGTGTCGTCGATTTACCTATAGACAACATGACACAACTGCTAGAAACGCCCCCTACCCGTGAACAGGGGGACGTTGCTTTTCCATGCTTTCAATTGGCAAAGGTCTATCGCCAGGCACCACCTAAAATTGCAGAGGATATCGTCTCCAAACTGGACGCTACACACCTTGAAAAAAACGGTATAAAAGAGGTCGTACAAGCGGGTCCTTATGTTAACTTCTTCTTTGATCGTCAAGCTTACACCGCTAAGGTCATTAACACACGCATTGATCAACAATTAGAAGAAGTGAAGGTCGGCAAAGATAAAAGCATTGTTGTGGAGTATTCCGCACCTAACATTGCCAAACACTTTAAGCTTTATCACATCCGTTCAACCATGATCGGTCAGGCCCTGGCTAATGTGTATGGTGCGTTAGGTTATCAAGTGGAACGTATCAACCACGTTGGTGACTGGGGGACTCAGTTTGGTAAGCTTATTGCCGCCTATGTGAAATGGGGTAACGAGGAGAAAGTAAAAGCAGACCCGATTACGGAACTAGTCGCATTATATGTGAAATTCCATGAAGAGGCAGAAAATGATTCAAGTCTCGAGGACGAAGGACGGGCGTGGTTTAAAAAGTTAGAAGACGGCGACGAGCAGGCCGTACGCTTATGGAAATGGTTCGGGGAAGAGAGCCTAAAAGAATTTAATAAAATATACGATCTTCTCGGCGTGGAATTTGATCATGTGTTAGGTGAAAGTTTTTATTCCAACAAGATGGATGACGTACTCGCTGAACTGAAGGAAAAAGACTTACTTGAAGAGAGTGAAGGGGCTCTCGTTGTTTCTCTGGATGAACAGAATATCCCACCGTGTATTATCCAAAAACGTGACGGAACATCCATTTATGCCACAAGAGATATCGCCGCTGCACTATATCGTGGCAAGAAGTTTAATCCGGAAAAGATGTTATATGTCGTCGATCAGAGACAAGCGTTACACTTTCAGCAGGTCTTCTCTGTTGTTGAGAAGATGGGCTACGAGTTTGGACAGTCTTGTGAACATCTCCCCTTCGGTATTATGAAAATTGAAGGTGAAGTGGGCTCGACTCGTAAAGGAAAAGGAGTCCTTCTAGATGAAGTTCTCAACGCTGCCATTGATAAAGCGAAATATATTGTAGAAGAGAAAAATCCTAGTCTGGAGAATAAAGATGAAGTCGCTGAAGCGATTGGTGTCGGCGCCATCGTCTTTAACGATTTGAAACACCATCGTACACATGAGATCGACTTTAAGTGGGATGAAGCCTTTAATTTTGAAGGCAAAACAGGGCCTTACGTCCAATACACACACGCAAGAATGAGAAGTTTATTAAGACGGGCAGGTTCCGACACTTTTGAAAGTACGCCCCATGCCGTCTATCAATCCGACCTTGCTTGGGACATTATCTTTGCTATTGAGCAGTATCCACAGGTCCTAGTGGAAACAACGAAAAAAAATGATCCTTCCCAAGTGGCGAAGTATCTCTTAGACATCTGTCAATTATTCAACCGTTATTATGCTAACGAGCGTTTCTTTGTAGAGGACGAAGCGGAGCAACAGGCAAAGCTAACCTTAGCGTATAAAGCGGCGGAAATCCTTGAGCACGGTTTATCTATGTTAACGATTAAAGCACCACATCAGATCTAG
- the spoIIGA gene encoding sigma-E processing peptidase SpoIIGA, which yields MYLYLDLIWLLNFFIDYLLLWMTGYFRKIPLKKSRLVLASAIGSSYVFILFLPPLSSYYTFLSKIVLSLVIVSVAFGFGNFQRFIQAFLMFYFVSFVTGGGILAIHSMLQTNHEVMQGILSTQSGGVGDPVSWLFVIIGFMAMYGLTKSRWHQLEITKAKEGVLADVRIRMGEHEISCTGLIDTGNQLHDPLTKMPVMMLQLDTLKPLLPDSVVTLVEQEKVGEWQGVDSETEWAERLRIIPYRGVRQGLELMAAIKPDNVQVTYEGKTYDACRVLIGVNPQPLSHDGQFEAILHPAQLQTQEKEEAI from the coding sequence ATGTATTTATATCTCGATCTTATTTGGCTACTCAATTTCTTCATCGACTACTTGCTTTTATGGATGACAGGGTATTTTCGAAAAATCCCCTTAAAAAAGAGCAGATTAGTCCTAGCTTCCGCCATTGGTTCGTCGTACGTGTTTATACTCTTTTTACCACCCTTGAGTTCGTATTATACCTTTTTGAGTAAAATTGTACTCTCCCTGGTCATCGTGAGTGTGGCGTTTGGCTTTGGAAACTTTCAACGTTTTATACAGGCCTTCCTTATGTTTTATTTTGTATCATTTGTCACGGGTGGCGGTATTTTGGCCATCCATTCAATGTTACAAACAAATCATGAAGTCATGCAAGGAATTTTATCGACGCAGTCTGGAGGGGTTGGAGATCCTGTGTCTTGGTTGTTTGTCATCATCGGGTTTATGGCCATGTACGGGCTGACGAAATCCAGATGGCATCAATTAGAGATAACCAAAGCAAAGGAGGGAGTTTTAGCAGACGTGAGGATACGAATGGGAGAGCATGAGATCTCATGTACGGGATTAATTGACACGGGCAATCAGTTACATGATCCGTTAACGAAGATGCCAGTCATGATGCTCCAGTTAGATACCCTCAAGCCGCTCTTACCTGACTCAGTCGTGACGCTTGTAGAACAAGAAAAGGTGGGTGAGTGGCAAGGTGTTGATAGTGAAACGGAGTGGGCTGAACGTTTACGTATTATTCCGTACAGGGGTGTCAGACAAGGACTAGAGTTGATGGCAGCAATTAAGCCTGACAACGTCCAAGTGACGTATGAAGGGAAGACGTATGACGCTTGTCGCGTCCTGATTGGAGTTAACCCCCAGCCCCTATCTCATGATGGGCAATTTGAAGCGATATTGCACCCAGCACAGTTACAAACTCAGGAGAAGGAGGAGGCGATCTAG
- the sigE gene encoding RNA polymerase sporulation sigma factor SigE translates to MIRRWKLNIVLLWYKLLLFLGIKAEEIYYIGGSEALPPPLTREEEEHLLSKLSTGDEAVKSMLIERNLRLVVYIARKFENTGINIEDLVSIGTIGLIKAVNTFDPEKKIKLATYASRCIENEILMFLRRNNKIRSEVSFDEPLNIDWDGNELLLSDVMGTENDTIYRGIEEEVDKKLLYKALQKLTEREKVIMELRFGLADGEEKTQKDVADMLGISQSYISRLEKRIIKRLRKEFNKMI, encoded by the coding sequence ATGATCAGAAGATGGAAACTAAACATCGTGTTACTTTGGTACAAATTATTACTCTTTCTAGGAATAAAGGCAGAAGAGATTTATTACATAGGAGGAAGCGAAGCTTTACCACCGCCCCTCACTCGTGAAGAAGAGGAACACTTATTATCGAAGTTAAGTACAGGTGATGAGGCTGTTAAATCAATGCTCATCGAGCGTAATTTACGTTTGGTCGTATATATCGCCAGGAAATTTGAGAACACTGGTATCAATATTGAAGATTTGGTGAGTATTGGCACCATCGGTTTAATAAAGGCTGTGAATACTTTTGACCCGGAGAAAAAAATAAAACTGGCCACCTACGCTTCCCGTTGTATCGAAAATGAAATCCTGATGTTCCTCAGACGCAATAACAAAATTAGAAGTGAAGTTTCCTTTGACGAACCACTTAATATAGACTGGGATGGCAACGAACTTCTCTTGTCAGATGTGATGGGTACAGAGAATGACACTATATACAGAGGCATTGAAGAAGAAGTGGATAAAAAACTCTTATACAAAGCGTTACAAAAACTCACTGAGCGAGAAAAGGTCATTATGGAACTACGGTTTGGATTAGCAGACGGGGAGGAGAAAACACAAAAAGATGTGGCTGACATGTTAGGGATATCCCAATCGTACATCTCTCGTTTAGAAAAGCGAATCATTAAACGTTTGAGAAAAGAATTTAATAAAATGATTTAG